The following are encoded together in the Triticum dicoccoides isolate Atlit2015 ecotype Zavitan chromosome 6B, WEW_v2.0, whole genome shotgun sequence genome:
- the LOC119320220 gene encoding tyrosine--tRNA ligase 1, cytoplasmic-like, which translates to MFDTYSAEQSEIVTTNRSADATIDTCRDAMKMSYDDKFAVLRGMAEECIYEDELRLLLKKKAAPVCYIWFEPSPMMDIEQGIMKTVYVNKMLKAGCTVKILMADWFLQRHHMIGTDLKKIRTIGCYNIEMWKAAGMDLDRVELVWLSDELNHHAVDYWPLAVEISRKYTMKSMARFCWNKAPYGPQRLPAAEIFYPCMQVAAILCQKADMWLFSMDHRDITMLARDYCEDINRETKPAIMLHNMLPILLEDPEFQDLRDPDRTIFMHDNEEDLNRKILWSFCPPKIATCNPCLEYIKYVIFPWFGKLAIVHKEGNGYNRTYTNMEQLLLDYESGDIDSTDVKLAFEKAMNKILEPVRSHFRGNTEAQDLFIGRSCRSKSLQIPGRLYCRTKRLQLLGEVPDA; encoded by the exons ATGTTTGACACATACAGCGCTGAGCAATCCGAAATTGTCACCACAAATAGATCAGCTGATGCCACTATCGATACTTGCAG GGACGCCATGAAGATGAGTTATGATGATAAGTTTGCTGTTCTGAGGGGCATGGCTGAGGAATGCATCTATGAGGATGAGCTCCGCCTCCTGCTGAAAAAGAAGGCTGCTCCTGTTTGCTACATTTGGTTTGAGCCATCCCCCATGATGGACATAGAGCAG GGGATTATGAAGACAGTTTATGTAAACAAGATGCTCAAAGCTGGCTGCACAGTTAAAATATTGATGGCAGATTGGTTTCTGCAAAGACACCATATGATTGGCACCGACCTAAAGAAAATACGGACCATTGGTTGCTACAATATTGAGATGTGGAAAGCAGCTGGTATGGACCTTGACAGAGTAGAACTTGTATGGTTGTCAGACGAGTTGAATCATCATGCTGTTGATTACTGGCCACTTGCGGTGGAAATTTCCAGAAAATACACCATGAAAAGTATGGCAAG GTTTTGTTGGAACAAGGCACCATATGGGCCACAAAGACTGCCTGCTGCCGAGATATTTTATCCTTGCATGCAGGTTGCTGCTATATTATGCCAGAAg GCGGACATGTGGCTCTTCAGCATGGATCATCGTGACATTACCATGCTAGCTAGAGATTACTGTGAAGATATAAATAGGGAAACCAAACCAGCAATTATGCTGCACA ATATGCTACCTATTTTACTAGAAGACCCTGAATTCCAGGACTTGAGAGATCCAGATCGGACTATCTTCATGCACGATAACGAG GAGGATTTAAATAGGAAAATACTTTGGTCTTTCTGCCCTCCAAAAATAGCAACATGTAACCCTTGTTTGGAGTACATCAAATATGTTATATTCCCTTGGTTTGGAAAGTTGGCGATAGTTCATAAGGAAGGGAATGGTTATAACAG GACATATACAAACATGGAACAACTTCTCCTTGATTATGAAAGTGGTGATATTGATTCAACTGATGTTAAACTGGCTTTTGAAAAGGCAATGAATAAAATATTAGAG CCTGTTCGCAGCCACTTCCGTGGCAACACCGAAGCCCAAGATCTATTTATTGGCCGGAG TTGCAGAAGCAAATCACTGCAGATACCTGGAAGATTATATTGCAGAACGAAGAGGTTACAGCTCCT TGGTGAAGTCCCGGACGCATGA
- the LOC119325236 gene encoding transmembrane 9 superfamily member 12-like, with translation MAKGWIFSALLVVFLVMAPACEAFYLPGSYMHTYRQGEEIGAKVNSLTSIETELPFSYYSLPYCRPKGGIKKSAENLGELLMGDQIDNSPYLFHVNVNESLYLCTTSPLDEDDVKLLKQRSQDLYQVNMILDNLPVRRFTEQNGMTIQWTGYPVGYTPEGTSDVYIINHLKFKVLVHKYEGGKVRVVGTGEGMEVISDTDTGTDAKSGYEIVGFEVVPCSVKRDPEAMTKLTMYEKVDSVSCPVELEKSQMIREKEQITFTYEVEFVNSDIRWPSRWDAYLKMEGAKIHWFSIMNSLMVILFLAGIVFVILLRTVRRDLTRYEELDKESQAQMNEELSGWKLVVGDVFREPTSSKLFCVMIGDGVQILGMAIVTIFFATFGFMSPASRGMLLTGMIFLYMLLGILAGYAAVRLWRTIKGTSEGWRSVSWSTACFFPGIVFIVLTVLNFMLWSRNSTGALPISLFFTLLSLWFCISVPLTLLGGFLGTRAEPIEFPVRTNQIPREIPSKNYSWLLIFGAGTLPFGTLFIELFFILSSIWLGRFYYVFGFLLVVLLLLVVVCAEVSVVLTYMHLCAEDWRWWWKAFFASGAVAFYVFLYSINYLVFDLRSLSGPVSATLYIGYAFIVSLAIMLATGTVGFLTSFSFVHYLFSNVKID, from the coding sequence ATGGCCAAGGGCTGGATATTCTCTGCTTTGCTAGTGGTGTTTCTTGTGATGGCTCCTGCTTGTGAGGCGTTCTACTTGCCAGGTAGTTACATGCACACGTACCGGCAAGGCGAGGAGATAGGAGCAAAGGTGAACTCGCTCACATCCATCGAGACAGAACTGCCTTTCAGCTACTACAGCCTCCCATACTGCCGTCCTAAGGGTGGGATAAAGAAGAGTGCTGAAAATCTGGGGGAGCTCCTTATGGGTGACCAGATTGATAATTCCCCTTACCTTTTCCATGTCAATGTCAATGAATCGCTCTACCTGTGTACCACGAGCCCACTTGATGAGGATGATGTGAAGCTCCTCAAGCAGCGAAGCCAGGACCTCTACCAGGTGAACATGATTCTTGACAATCTTCCTGTGAGGAGGTTTACCGAGCAGAATGGAATGACCATTCAGTGGACAGGCTATCCAGTTGGTTATACCCCAGAAGGTACCTCCGACGTCTACATCATTAATCACCTGAAATTTAAAGTCTTGGTCCATAAGTATGAAGGAGGTAAAGTGAGGGTCGTTGGAACTGGGGAAGGAATGGAAGTGATCTCAGACACTGACACTGGCACTGATGCCAAGTCTGGGTATGAGATAGTGGGATTTGAGGTTGTCCCATGCAGTGTGAAGCGTGATCCTGAAGCCATGACGAAGCTTACGATGTATGAAAAGGTTGATTCTGTGAGCTGCCCTGTGGAGTTGGAGAAATCTCAAATGATCAGGGAGAAGGAGCAGATTACTTTTACATATGAGGTTGAATTTGTAAACAGTGACATCAGATGGCCATCACGGTGGGATGCATACCTGAAGATGGAGGGTGCGAAAATTCACTGGTTCTCAATTATGAACTCGTTGATGGTAATACTGTTCTTGGCTGGCATTGTTTTTGTCATATTATTGCGGACAGTGAGGAGGGACTTGACTAGATATGAGGAGCTGGATAAGGAGTCCCAAGCTCAGATGAATGAGGAGCTCTCTGGGTGGAAGCTGGTTGTTGGAGATGTTTTCAGAGAGCCAACCTCATCAAAGCTGTTTTGTGTTATGATTGGCGACGGGGTTCAAATTCTGGGTATGGCGATTGTCACCATTTTTTTTGCCACCTTTGGATTCATGTCTCCTGCGTCTAGAGGAATGCTGTTGACAGGGATGATATTCCTTTATATGCTACTTGGAATTTTGGCCGGATATGCTGCTGTTAGGCTCTGGAGGACTATAAAAGGAACTTCTGAGGGATGGAGGTCTGTCTCCTGGTCAACTGCCTGTTTCTTCCCTGGCATTGTCTTCATTGTCCTCACTGTATTGAACTTCATGCTGTGGTCAAGAAATAGTACTGGAGCCCTTCCCATTTCACTTTTCTTCACTCTTCTCTCCTTGTGGTTCTGTATCTCTGTGCCACTTACCCTTCTAGGTGGTTTCCTTGGAACAAGGGCTGAGCCAATTGAATTCCCCGTTCGAACCAATCAAATACCAAGAGAAATCCCTTCAAAGAATTACTCATGGCTGCTCATATTTGGTGCTGGAACTCTACCTTTCGGAACACTCTTCATTGAGCTCTTCTTCATTCTCTCAAGCATCTGGCTCGGAAGGTTCTATTATGTGTTTGGGTTCCTCCTTGTTGTGCTCCTTCTGTTGGTTGTGGTATGCGCTGAGGTATCTGTTGTTCTTACGTACATGCATCTCTGTGCTGAGgactggaggtggtggtggaaaGCTTTCTTTGCCTCTGGAGCAGTGGCATTTTATGTGTTCCTCTACTCTATCAACTACTTGGTGTTTGATCTCAGAAGCTTGAGTGGGCCAGTTTCTGCTACGCTCTATATTGGATACGCTTTCATTGTCTCTCTTGCCATTATGCTAGCTACTGGGACTGTTGGGTTCCTGACATCATTCTCTTTCGTTCACTACCTTTTCTCAAACGTCAAGATTGATTGA